One genomic region from Rhizomicrobium palustre encodes:
- a CDS encoding YgaP family membrane protein, which yields MNIDKAVFIFAGLVILAGLSLGLLVHPYWFALTAFAGLNMIQAAFTGFCPAAMIFKALGLKPGPAFGG from the coding sequence ATGAACATCGACAAGGCCGTCTTTATCTTTGCGGGATTGGTGATACTGGCCGGACTGAGCTTGGGGCTACTCGTGCATCCCTACTGGTTCGCCCTCACCGCCTTCGCCGGGTTGAATATGATCCAGGCCGCCTTCACCGGCTTCTGTCCGGCGGCGATGATTTTCAAAGCCTTGGGCCTCAAACCCGGCCCCGCCTTCGGCGGCTAA
- a CDS encoding rhodanese-like domain-containing protein, translating into MSLKELSPSEIADLLSKDAITLIDVREANEYAAAHIKGATLFPLSQFDPHALPNPSGKPVVFHCGIGGRSAKAVAACQAAGVTVDTHMKGGIQAWIAAGLPVER; encoded by the coding sequence ATGAGTTTGAAAGAATTGTCGCCGTCAGAGATTGCCGATCTTCTTTCCAAGGATGCCATCACCCTGATCGATGTACGTGAGGCCAATGAATATGCCGCCGCGCATATCAAAGGTGCCACGCTGTTTCCGCTCTCGCAATTTGATCCGCACGCCTTGCCCAATCCGTCCGGCAAGCCTGTCGTCTTTCATTGCGGCATCGGCGGGCGGTCGGCCAAAGCGGTTGCGGCCTGTCAGGCGGCTGGCGTTACGGTCGACACCCATATGAAGGGCGGCATTCAGGCTTGGATCGCGGCGGGACTTCCGGTCGAGCGCTAA
- a CDS encoding efflux RND transporter periplasmic adaptor subunit, which translates to MNIFSGIMAFFGFGAPQTPPPPPPPKTFLVQPVSVADEKAVFATVQSANVVPARARIGGTIVELKVRQGDHVEQGQVIALVSDKKLGLQASSYGAQVAAAQAQYAQAKTDWDRAQRLMAANAISKSAYDQAKTALNVAQSNVNAYAAQKAVVQQQSVEGAVLAPQTGRVITVPVTAGTVLMPGDTVATVAQGDFVLRLKIPERHARDIKVGQPVRLDGSDIGLSGPSFGTIKLIYPEIDNGHVVADASVAMLGDYFVNERVRVWVSAGQRWAFVIPASLVKTRSGMDTVQLWAKGAVMEIPIQRGQSLHRPGKPDSIEVLSGLHAGDKILP; encoded by the coding sequence ATGAACATTTTTTCCGGCATCATGGCCTTCTTTGGCTTTGGCGCGCCGCAAACCCCACCGCCGCCACCGCCGCCTAAAACTTTTTTGGTGCAGCCGGTCAGCGTGGCCGATGAGAAAGCGGTCTTCGCCACCGTGCAATCGGCCAATGTCGTGCCCGCCCGCGCGCGCATTGGCGGCACGATTGTCGAGTTGAAAGTGCGTCAGGGCGATCATGTCGAACAAGGCCAGGTGATCGCGCTGGTCAGTGACAAGAAACTCGGGCTGCAGGCGAGTTCCTATGGCGCGCAAGTGGCCGCCGCGCAGGCGCAATACGCTCAGGCCAAAACCGATTGGGACCGCGCCCAGCGCTTGATGGCCGCCAACGCGATCTCCAAAAGCGCTTATGATCAGGCCAAGACCGCGCTCAATGTCGCCCAATCCAATGTGAATGCCTACGCTGCCCAGAAAGCCGTGGTGCAGCAGCAATCGGTGGAGGGCGCGGTGCTGGCGCCGCAAACCGGTCGCGTGATCACGGTGCCCGTCACCGCGGGAACCGTGCTGATGCCGGGCGACACGGTGGCGACGGTGGCGCAGGGCGATTTCGTCTTGCGCCTGAAAATCCCGGAACGCCATGCCCGCGATATCAAGGTGGGGCAGCCCGTGCGCCTCGATGGCAGCGATATCGGGCTCAGCGGGCCCAGCTTTGGCACCATCAAGCTCATTTATCCTGAGATCGACAATGGTCATGTCGTGGCCGATGCTTCGGTGGCCATGCTGGGCGATTATTTTGTCAACGAGCGCGTGCGGGTCTGGGTGAGTGCGGGCCAGCGTTGGGCTTTTGTGATTCCGGCCAGTCTTGTGAAAACCCGTTCGGGCATGGATACCGTGCAGCTTTGGGCCAAGGGCGCGGTGATGGAAATCCCGATCCAGCGTGGGCAATCCCTGCACCGTCCGGGTAAGCCGGACAGCATTGAAGTTCTTTCCGGCCTTCACGCTGGCGATAAGATCCTGCCATGA
- a CDS encoding efflux RND transporter permease subunit, whose translation MKLGLSGALTKAAIGSPLTPLFLMAAVIFGLIAVIAIPREEEPQISVPMVDIFVAADGLKAPDAAELVTKPLEEIVKAIPGVEHVYSQTVDDRVVVTARFLTGTKEDDAIVRVQAKVRANYDRLPLGIPEPLMVGRGINDVAVEVLTLSPKPEAAARWNEKDLYTLAGKVQAELAKVDNVGLTYIQGGAADEISVEPDPEKLALYGITLQQLEAKIQGANRSFLAGQLRDQGRMVEAVAGKTLNGVPDIGLLLVTTRDGRPVYVRDVAKVIMGPSPAEHHVWSITRQGKNWSTAPAVSIAFAKRQGANAVVVSEQLIQRTDHLRKTLIPADINAEVTRDYGKTANDKANELLFHLGLATVSIVFLIGFVVGWREAAVTLIVIPTTILLTLFAANLMGYTINRVSLFALIFSIGILVDDAIVVIENIARHWGMRDGRSRREAAIAAVAEVGNPTIVATLTVIAALLPMMFVSGMMGPYMAPIPANASAAMLFSFFVAMVVAPWALLKLSGEKSGAHDAAHGEGAIGRMYRRVAGPIISSRENAKKFLLYVAVATVLVCTLFATKTVTVKLLPFDNKSELSVMVDLPEGASVEDTSRVLFQAAAITQKLPEVTSIQAYAGTPAPFNFNGLVRHSYLRDKPELGELQVNLADKSDRKRASHVIALDLRRQLESLKLPSGTVLKVVEVPPGPPVLATLLAEIYGPDSKTRRAVSEEVKMLFKSVPYIVDVDDSYGDPRPRLRITIDQDKLEYFGVEQSDVYDTLKALLGGQAVGYSHRGEERDPMKIVVRLPKDDLAWTRKLESTPIPANAIPGNKAVVELGDVVRIIREPGSPTIFRRDMHYADMVTAELAGQYEAPVYGMGAVNDLIKRHDWKGLPPPQILLHGQPADETKPSLLWDGEWEVTYVTFRDMGAAFGVALLGIYILVVAQFGSFKLPLVILTPVPLTLIGIVIGHLLFGAPFTATSMIGFIALAGIIVRNSILLVDFIRHGQHGDKPLREVLLDAGATRFRPILLTALAAMIGATTILSDPIFQGLAISLLFGLISSTLLTVLVIPAIYVWLKS comes from the coding sequence ATGAAACTTGGGCTTTCCGGCGCGCTGACCAAGGCAGCTATCGGCTCGCCTTTGACCCCGCTGTTCTTGATGGCGGCGGTGATTTTCGGGCTGATCGCCGTGATCGCTATCCCGCGTGAGGAGGAGCCGCAGATCAGCGTGCCGATGGTGGATATTTTCGTCGCCGCCGACGGGCTGAAGGCGCCCGACGCGGCAGAGCTGGTCACCAAGCCGCTGGAAGAAATCGTCAAGGCCATTCCCGGTGTCGAGCATGTCTATAGCCAGACGGTGGATGATCGTGTGGTGGTGACGGCCCGCTTTCTTACTGGCACCAAGGAAGACGATGCCATTGTGCGCGTGCAAGCCAAGGTGCGCGCCAATTACGACCGCTTGCCGCTCGGCATTCCGGAGCCCTTGATGGTGGGGCGGGGGATCAACGATGTGGCGGTGGAAGTGCTCACGCTGTCGCCAAAGCCCGAGGCCGCCGCGCGCTGGAACGAGAAAGACCTTTATACCCTTGCCGGAAAAGTGCAGGCCGAACTTGCCAAGGTCGACAATGTTGGGCTGACCTATATCCAAGGTGGTGCGGCGGACGAAATTTCTGTCGAGCCAGATCCCGAAAAGCTGGCGCTCTATGGCATCACCCTGCAGCAGCTCGAAGCCAAGATCCAAGGCGCCAATCGCTCCTTCCTCGCTGGGCAATTGCGGGACCAGGGCCGCATGGTGGAAGCGGTGGCGGGCAAGACGCTGAATGGCGTGCCTGATATCGGTCTGCTGCTGGTTACCACACGCGATGGCCGCCCGGTTTATGTTCGCGATGTCGCCAAGGTGATTATGGGGCCAAGCCCGGCTGAGCATCATGTCTGGTCGATCACGCGTCAGGGCAAGAACTGGTCGACGGCACCGGCGGTGTCGATCGCCTTTGCCAAGCGCCAGGGCGCCAATGCGGTGGTGGTATCGGAGCAGCTCATTCAGCGCACGGATCATCTGCGCAAGACCTTGATCCCCGCCGATATCAATGCCGAAGTCACCCGCGATTATGGCAAGACCGCCAACGACAAAGCCAATGAGCTTCTCTTCCATCTGGGGCTGGCGACGGTTTCCATCGTGTTTCTGATCGGCTTTGTGGTGGGCTGGCGCGAGGCGGCGGTGACGCTGATCGTCATTCCTACCACGATCCTGCTCACGCTCTTCGCGGCCAATCTGATGGGCTACACCATCAACCGTGTGAGCCTGTTCGCGCTCATCTTCTCCATCGGCATTCTGGTCGACGATGCCATTGTGGTGATCGAGAATATCGCCCGCCATTGGGGCATGCGCGATGGGCGCTCGCGGCGTGAGGCGGCTATTGCCGCTGTGGCCGAGGTTGGCAATCCCACTATCGTCGCAACCCTCACAGTAATTGCTGCACTGCTGCCGATGATGTTCGTCTCCGGCATGATGGGCCCTTATATGGCGCCCATTCCCGCCAATGCCTCGGCGGCGATGCTATTCTCCTTCTTTGTCGCCATGGTGGTGGCGCCTTGGGCCTTGCTGAAACTTTCCGGTGAAAAATCTGGCGCCCATGATGCGGCGCATGGTGAAGGCGCGATAGGGCGAATGTATCGCCGTGTGGCGGGGCCGATCATTTCCTCGCGCGAGAACGCCAAGAAATTCCTTCTCTATGTCGCGGTCGCGACCGTTCTGGTCTGTACGCTCTTCGCCACCAAGACCGTGACGGTGAAGCTGCTGCCGTTCGACAATAAATCCGAGCTTTCGGTGATGGTCGATCTGCCAGAAGGCGCCAGCGTGGAAGATACGTCGCGGGTTTTGTTTCAGGCTGCCGCCATCACGCAGAAGCTGCCGGAAGTGACCTCCATTCAGGCCTATGCGGGAACACCTGCGCCGTTCAATTTCAACGGTCTGGTGCGCCATTCCTATTTGCGCGATAAGCCGGAGCTGGGCGAGCTGCAGGTCAATTTGGCCGATAAATCCGACCGCAAACGCGCAAGCCATGTCATCGCGCTCGATCTGCGCCGCCAATTAGAAAGCCTGAAGCTGCCGTCAGGCACCGTATTGAAAGTCGTGGAAGTGCCGCCTGGCCCGCCAGTGCTGGCGACGCTACTCGCCGAAATCTATGGCCCGGATTCCAAAACACGCCGTGCAGTGTCGGAGGAGGTGAAGATGCTCTTCAAATCCGTGCCCTATATCGTGGATGTCGACGATTCCTATGGCGATCCGCGCCCACGCCTCCGCATCACCATTGATCAGGACAAGCTGGAATATTTCGGCGTCGAGCAAAGCGATGTCTATGACACGCTGAAGGCGCTGTTGGGCGGGCAGGCGGTTGGCTATTCCCATCGCGGCGAAGAGCGCGACCCCATGAAGATCGTGGTGCGCCTGCCCAAAGATGACCTTGCCTGGACGCGCAAGCTTGAATCCACACCTATTCCTGCCAATGCCATTCCCGGCAACAAGGCGGTGGTGGAGCTTGGAGATGTCGTGCGCATCATCCGCGAGCCCGGTTCGCCGACCATTTTCCGCCGCGATATGCATTATGCCGATATGGTAACGGCGGAGCTGGCGGGCCAATATGAAGCGCCGGTCTATGGCATGGGCGCAGTCAACGATCTGATCAAGCGCCATGATTGGAAGGGCCTGCCGCCGCCGCAAATCCTGTTGCATGGTCAGCCGGCGGATGAAACAAAGCCGTCCTTGCTGTGGGACGGCGAATGGGAAGTCACCTATGTCACCTTCCGCGATATGGGCGCGGCCTTCGGTGTGGCGCTGTTAGGAATTTACATCCTGGTGGTGGCGCAGTTCGGCTCGTTCAAGCTGCCGCTGGTGATCCTGACGCCGGTGCCGCTCACTTTGATCGGCATTGTTATCGGCCATCTTCTTTTCGGAGCGCCCTTTACGGCGACGTCGATGATCGGCTTTATCGCGCTCGCGGGCATCATTGTGCGCAATTCTATCCTTCTGGTGGATTTCATCCGCCATGGCCAGCATGGCGATAAGCCCTTGCGCGAGGTACTCTTGGATGCAGGCGCGACGCGCTTCCGGCCCATTCTCCTCACCGCGCTGGCGGCAATGATCGGCGCGACAACGATCCTGTCGGACCCGATTTTTCAGGGCCTCGCGATTTCGCTGCTGTTTGGTCTGATCTCATCGACCTTGCTTACGGTGCTGGTGATCCCCGCAATCTATGTCTGGCTCAAATCCTAG
- a CDS encoding bacteriohemerythrin, whose product MPLVKWTSSLSVGVYVFDVEHMQLFTLVNDFYESILAGVDKQAIRVILNGLHAYAERHFAHEEEFFDVCRYKKAAEHRMEHARLLVELEAFRNELLDGDINSIIVNLSDFLVTWSTHHTLSHDREFCAELRKIGIR is encoded by the coding sequence ATGCCGCTTGTAAAATGGACCAGCAGTTTAAGTGTCGGTGTGTATGTGTTCGACGTGGAACACATGCAGCTCTTCACGCTGGTGAACGATTTTTATGAATCCATTCTGGCGGGCGTGGACAAACAAGCAATCCGGGTCATTCTCAACGGCTTGCATGCCTATGCCGAGCGCCATTTCGCGCATGAAGAAGAGTTCTTCGATGTCTGCCGCTACAAGAAAGCGGCTGAACATAGAATGGAGCACGCGCGACTACTCGTAGAGCTCGAAGCCTTTCGAAATGAGCTGCTGGATGGCGACATCAACAGCATCATTGTCAATCTGAGTGACTTTCTGGTGACGTGGTCCACCCACCACACGCTCAGCCACGATCGCGAATTCTGTGCCGAGCTGCGCAAAATCGGTATCCGCTAG
- a CDS encoding bacteriohemerythrin — MAFLNWSQSFSVGVKAFDDEHKGLMAIINELHDKLQAGKGKDVLASILDKLIRYTVEHFQHEEAELKRLGYPKFREHQAQHEKLKVKVTEFRNRLTIGYNGLIAIEMMKFLKSWLEQHILHDDKAYGNHLNSKGLH, encoded by the coding sequence ATGGCGTTCTTGAACTGGTCTCAAAGCTTCAGCGTTGGGGTCAAGGCCTTTGACGACGAGCATAAGGGGCTAATGGCCATCATTAACGAGCTGCACGACAAGCTCCAAGCGGGTAAGGGAAAGGACGTCTTGGCCAGCATTCTGGACAAGCTTATCCGCTATACAGTGGAACATTTCCAGCACGAGGAAGCCGAACTGAAACGCCTCGGCTATCCGAAATTTCGCGAGCATCAGGCCCAACATGAAAAGCTAAAGGTGAAGGTGACTGAGTTCCGCAATCGCCTCACCATCGGCTACAATGGCCTCATCGCAATCGAGATGATGAAGTTCCTCAAAAGCTGGCTTGAGCAGCATATTCTGCACGACGACAAGGCCTATGGAAACCATCTCAATAGCAAGGGGCTGCACTGA
- a CDS encoding protein-glutamate methylesterase/protein-glutamine glutaminase: protein MRDEKIKVLIVDDSATVRQGLAAVLESDPQIAVIGTASDPFVAARKLTELVPDVITLDVEMPRMDGLTFLKKLMSQHPIPVVMCSSLVESGSQTLQQALECGAVDVIVKPAMGVAAHLAEARIQICDTVKAAAHARLKDRPRKSPPPPIEPSKKLSADVMLPPPSTRALAKTTAKIVCIGASTGGTESLRDVLEALPASAPGIVVVQHMPEHFTTSFAKRLNDLCAVDVKEAEDGDAVLQGRVLIAPGNRHVLLKRCGARYEVEVKDGPLVSRHRPSVDVLFRSAAAYAGSNAVGVIMTGMGDDGARGLQEMKQSGAITIAQDEATSVVFGMPKEAIARGCVDRIVPLHSIAQEILKAAARPVHAT from the coding sequence ATGCGCGACGAGAAGATAAAGGTACTGATCGTCGATGACTCCGCCACGGTGCGCCAGGGGCTCGCCGCGGTCTTGGAGAGCGATCCCCAGATCGCGGTCATCGGAACCGCATCAGATCCGTTTGTAGCGGCGCGCAAGCTTACCGAATTGGTTCCCGACGTCATCACGCTCGACGTCGAGATGCCGCGCATGGATGGGCTCACATTCCTCAAAAAGCTTATGAGCCAGCATCCCATTCCAGTGGTGATGTGCTCCTCGCTTGTAGAATCCGGTTCGCAAACGCTGCAACAGGCATTGGAATGCGGCGCCGTGGACGTGATCGTCAAACCGGCCATGGGCGTCGCCGCACACCTCGCCGAAGCACGAATCCAGATTTGCGACACCGTGAAAGCCGCGGCTCATGCCCGGCTAAAAGACCGCCCCCGCAAGTCACCACCACCACCGATCGAACCATCAAAAAAACTATCCGCCGATGTTATGCTACCGCCGCCCTCGACGCGCGCCCTCGCAAAAACGACGGCCAAGATTGTGTGCATCGGAGCTTCCACCGGTGGAACAGAATCCTTGCGGGATGTGCTCGAGGCGTTGCCCGCTTCGGCACCGGGAATTGTGGTCGTGCAACATATGCCAGAACATTTCACGACCTCGTTCGCCAAGCGTCTCAACGACCTCTGCGCGGTCGATGTCAAAGAGGCGGAGGATGGAGATGCCGTATTGCAGGGCCGCGTTCTGATCGCACCCGGCAATCGTCACGTTCTCCTCAAGCGTTGTGGCGCGCGCTATGAAGTGGAAGTCAAGGATGGGCCGCTGGTCTCCCGTCACCGCCCCTCCGTAGATGTACTATTCCGCTCGGCGGCTGCCTATGCGGGCTCCAATGCGGTTGGGGTCATCATGACCGGTATGGGCGACGACGGCGCACGCGGGCTTCAGGAAATGAAGCAGTCCGGCGCGATCACAATTGCACAAGACGAAGCCACATCTGTGGTTTTCGGAATGCCGAAGGAAGCTATCGCGCGCGGCTGCGTGGATCGCATCGTCCCCCTCCATTCCATTGCCCAGGAAATCCTGAAAGCCGCAGCGCGTCCCGTACACGCCACCTAG
- a CDS encoding CheR family methyltransferase gives MLAMRTPPSSSDTETSWPSEPLSERNFRRIAEMIEQTCGIHITAKKKTLIEGRMRRRMRHLGITSFNAYSKILLEDDPDGDELVDFIDAVTTNKTDFFREPKHFDFLRDVLFPRYIAEGRRSVKFWSAASSTGAEAYTLAMVAENVFAGSVDYSILATDICTEVLAKGTLALYPDSMMEPVPEEYRRRYVLVAKDPTRHEFRVAPQLRGKVQFRQLNLVNDSYPFERDYDVIFLRNVLIYFDRLTQRRVLTKLAEHLRPGGHLFLGHSETLTGAGLPLEQVASTIFVRR, from the coding sequence ATGCTGGCGATGAGAACCCCACCCAGCTCGAGCGATACGGAAACGTCGTGGCCGTCGGAGCCGCTCAGTGAGCGGAACTTCCGGCGGATCGCCGAGATGATTGAGCAGACCTGCGGCATTCACATCACCGCAAAGAAGAAGACGCTGATTGAAGGGCGAATGCGGCGCCGGATGCGCCATCTCGGCATCACAAGCTTCAATGCCTATAGCAAGATCCTTCTCGAAGACGATCCAGATGGCGACGAGCTCGTGGATTTCATAGATGCCGTCACCACCAATAAGACGGACTTCTTTCGCGAGCCCAAGCATTTCGACTTCCTGCGCGACGTCTTATTCCCAAGATATATCGCGGAAGGCCGCCGGAGCGTGAAGTTTTGGAGCGCGGCGAGCTCGACGGGCGCGGAAGCTTATACTTTGGCGATGGTAGCGGAAAACGTCTTCGCGGGCAGCGTGGACTATTCCATCCTCGCCACGGATATCTGCACGGAGGTACTCGCGAAGGGCACGCTGGCGCTCTATCCCGATAGCATGATGGAACCGGTGCCGGAGGAATACCGCCGCCGTTATGTGCTGGTCGCCAAGGATCCCACCCGCCACGAATTCCGCGTCGCACCTCAGCTTCGCGGCAAGGTGCAGTTTCGCCAACTCAACCTTGTCAATGACAGCTATCCCTTCGAGCGCGATTACGATGTGATTTTTTTGCGCAATGTGCTGATTTACTTCGATCGCCTCACCCAAAGGCGCGTGCTGACCAAACTCGCCGAACATCTGCGGCCGGGCGGGCACCTCTTCCTGGGGCATTCCGAAACCTTGACCGGGGCGGGACTGCCGCTTGAGCAGGTCGCCAGCACCATTTTCGTCAGGCGATGA
- a CDS encoding chemotaxis protein CheW — translation MAGDESQYVTLCLGAEVFAVPVSLVREILDYRESFRIPEGPDYLIGLIDVRGRGVPVIDLRRKLGLKPVEIGLATRIMVVDVPLGDRVLPLGLVADRVLEVANFSTEDRDPAPDVGVPWRSEYIEAVVRRNGSFVVIFDMARLLTASEAALLAAAA, via the coding sequence ATGGCTGGGGATGAGAGCCAATACGTGACGCTGTGCTTGGGCGCGGAAGTTTTCGCGGTGCCGGTTTCGCTGGTACGCGAGATCCTGGATTACCGTGAATCTTTCCGCATCCCAGAGGGCCCCGACTATCTCATCGGTCTGATCGATGTGCGTGGACGCGGCGTTCCAGTGATCGACCTTCGGCGCAAGCTCGGCCTCAAGCCCGTCGAAATCGGCTTGGCGACGCGGATCATGGTTGTGGATGTCCCGCTTGGCGACCGGGTGTTGCCCCTTGGCTTGGTTGCAGACCGCGTGTTGGAAGTCGCGAATTTTTCCACCGAAGATCGCGATCCGGCCCCTGATGTCGGTGTGCCTTGGCGTTCCGAATATATCGAGGCGGTGGTGCGGCGAAACGGGTCCTTCGTCGTCATCTTCGACATGGCGCGGCTCTTAACGGCAAGCGAGGCCGCGCTCCTCGCAGCGGCGGCCTAA
- a CDS encoding methyl-accepting chemotaxis protein, protein MRFTIKTKLSLAFGLIAIIICAISWLGVSNLAAQNENLTALISGPVERLSTAKEIKVDLLDLVRNEKNIILENDDAKMRGYDEKINALRAQLDGDIEHGYKIASERGKVLYQEIRANWELFKPVDAKLRELALQNKNAEAVALSVGEIRKYNNAILAKSDEIVEVASQDMKNSAEAAETSYQTTRSFLVGGVITALILSIAAAAWVMISITSGLKKINQMAQAVSIGDLDQHIEVTTNDEIKDVVDSVNVMTSNLRKTATMADQIAAGDLMVQPKPLSEKDKLGQALESMVDRLRGVVGDAIAAANNVSAGSQELSATAEQMSEGATEQASAAEQASASMEEMAANIKQNADNASQTEKISKQSAKDAEASGEAVSKAVSAMQTIAEKITIVQEIARQTDLLALNAAVEAARAGEHGKGFAVVASEVRKLAERSQTAATEISGLSSETVKAARTAGEMLGKLVPDIHKTAELVAEISAACREQDIGASQINDAIQQLDKVTQQNASASEQMSATSEELASQSEELQTSIAYFRTDSSAGHAKNAGAQAKKPSAPPAPKAGKGPARQPAKPGRSSVADQQARIKGFALDLNQRDAEDDGFREYA, encoded by the coding sequence ATGCGCTTTACCATTAAGACGAAGCTATCTTTAGCCTTTGGGCTAATTGCGATCATTATTTGCGCGATTTCCTGGCTTGGGGTCAGCAATCTTGCAGCCCAGAACGAAAATCTTACCGCCCTGATTTCAGGTCCTGTCGAACGTCTTTCGACAGCCAAAGAGATTAAGGTCGATCTGCTCGACTTGGTCCGCAACGAGAAGAATATCATTCTCGAGAACGACGATGCCAAGATGCGTGGCTACGACGAGAAGATCAACGCCCTGCGCGCCCAGCTCGATGGAGATATCGAGCATGGCTATAAGATCGCGAGCGAACGCGGCAAAGTTCTTTATCAGGAAATTCGCGCCAATTGGGAATTGTTCAAGCCGGTCGATGCGAAGCTGCGCGAGCTGGCACTGCAGAACAAAAATGCCGAGGCTGTCGCTCTGTCGGTCGGTGAAATCCGCAAATACAATAATGCGATCCTCGCCAAATCCGACGAAATCGTAGAAGTTGCCTCACAGGACATGAAAAACTCTGCCGAGGCGGCCGAAACCTCTTATCAAACGACCCGTTCCTTTCTTGTCGGCGGTGTTATTACAGCATTGATCCTGTCCATCGCCGCAGCCGCGTGGGTTATGATTTCAATCACCTCTGGCCTCAAGAAAATCAATCAGATGGCGCAAGCCGTTTCGATTGGCGATCTCGATCAGCATATCGAAGTCACCACCAATGACGAGATCAAAGATGTCGTAGATTCCGTCAATGTGATGACCAGCAATCTACGCAAGACCGCCACCATGGCCGATCAGATCGCGGCGGGCGATCTGATGGTGCAGCCCAAGCCGCTTTCCGAAAAGGATAAGCTCGGCCAGGCGCTGGAAAGCATGGTGGACCGCCTGCGCGGCGTCGTCGGCGATGCCATAGCAGCGGCCAACAACGTCTCTGCGGGCAGCCAGGAACTCTCCGCGACCGCCGAGCAGATGAGCGAAGGCGCCACCGAGCAAGCCAGTGCCGCCGAGCAGGCCAGCGCCTCGATGGAAGAGATGGCGGCCAACATCAAACAGAACGCCGATAATGCCAGCCAGACGGAAAAGATCTCCAAGCAATCAGCCAAGGATGCAGAAGCCTCGGGCGAAGCCGTCAGCAAGGCGGTGAGCGCGATGCAGACTATCGCCGAGAAAATCACTATCGTTCAGGAAATCGCACGCCAGACCGACCTTCTGGCCCTGAATGCGGCGGTGGAAGCTGCCCGTGCCGGCGAACATGGCAAAGGCTTTGCGGTGGTTGCCTCTGAGGTGCGCAAGCTCGCCGAGCGCAGTCAGACGGCAGCAACCGAAATCAGCGGTCTTTCCAGCGAAACCGTGAAAGCGGCGCGTACTGCTGGCGAAATGCTCGGCAAGCTGGTGCCGGATATTCACAAGACCGCCGAACTCGTCGCCGAGATCTCCGCGGCCTGCCGTGAACAGGATATCGGCGCCTCACAGATCAATGATGCCATCCAGCAGCTCGACAAGGTGACACAGCAGAACGCCTCGGCTTCAGAGCAGATGTCGGCCACCAGCGAGGAGCTGGCCTCGCAATCCGAGGAACTGCAGACCTCCATCGCCTATTTCCGCACCGACAGCAGCGCGGGCCACGCAAAAAACGCCGGTGCACAAGCCAAGAAACCGTCGGCGCCGCCTGCCCCGAAAGCTGGCAAAGGCCCTGCCCGGCAGCCCGCGAAACCCGGCCGCTCGAGCGTTGCCGACCAGCAAGCGCGTATCAAGGGCTTCGCCTTGGATCTCAACCAGCGTGACGCCGAGGATGACGGTTTTCGGGAGTATGCATAA